The Aureispira anguillae genome contains a region encoding:
- a CDS encoding DUF642 domain-containing protein codes for MLKSLLVVSSFLFFVTSLVAQDNLIKNGHFAEGTKNWNVLLLDKSQPIKAHIEHADSYKEYGLADNFVGTNFVELDQKSAIEQTILTRKGESYTLLFAYAHRPNAGTKQLIVTAGNRAIYTKTIKNTEAAGNFTYKHVTFIATENETKIGFHSVSILGGAEDMGILLTDVLCNFTSEVDLDRFVSDKKF; via the coding sequence ATGCTAAAATCACTACTTGTCGTTTCTAGTTTCTTATTTTTTGTTACTTCTCTTGTAGCTCAAGATAATTTAATAAAAAATGGTCATTTTGCGGAGGGCACCAAAAATTGGAATGTACTACTTTTGGATAAGAGTCAGCCGATAAAGGCTCACATTGAGCATGCAGATTCATACAAAGAATATGGTCTTGCCGATAATTTTGTTGGTACTAATTTCGTTGAATTAGATCAAAAATCAGCAATAGAACAGACCATTTTGACTCGCAAAGGGGAAAGCTATACGCTGCTGTTTGCTTATGCGCATCGCCCTAATGCTGGCACCAAACAATTGATTGTAACCGCTGGCAACAGAGCTATTTATACTAAAACAATCAAAAACACAGAAGCTGCTGGAAATTTCACTTACAAGCATGTTACTTTTATAGCTACCGAAAACGAAACAAAGATTGGTTTCCACTCTGTTTCTATCTTAGGAGGCGCAGAAGACATGGGAATTTTGCTAACGGATGTATTATGCAATTTCACCTCAGAAG
- a CDS encoding alkaline phosphatase D family protein, which translates to MKIILTLCLLMTLSTIMTAQGSSQDATRSGARSSLAPFYHGVASGDPLSDAVIIWTRVTTTDTVENVTWRVATDTAMNNVIDSGTMVTTNAIDFTVKVDVTGLLPNTFYYYEFESDGLLSVIGRTKTAPIGDVDSLRFAVVSCASYAHGYFNAYDRITDRNDVSAVLHLGDYYYEYGDGEYGNDRTYQPSSEIVNLSDYRMRLSHYRLDASLMRLHQQYPFICIWDDHETANDSWYGGAENHDTGEGNWFNRKAEAIKAYYEWMPLRMPDPAVDTQRIYRKFRYGDLLELHMLDTRLQGREEQGWTNATAPGRTILGQSQFDWLCNNMDTSTAQWQIIGQQVMMAPFDVNPTPWGQQYGNDDQWDAYETERTSLYDSIFANNIQNVVVLTGDIHTSWANDLPTATYNSSTGSGSAGVEFVVTSVTSPGLAAAQSVGAPVLQGLNGHMKYIDLAEKGYYVLDVNKTRAQADWFYVDRIDQLSTVENYGTSWKTDDGTRHLSSATSAALPNASQIGIPAPFNPRNCITSTTPVNEKFENVLLSIYPNPFNDQITIQYTITQEGPVKMYLFDALGRNLATQDFGTVASGIQRATFGINNLTAGTYVLVLDINGQREQRIVVKK; encoded by the coding sequence ATGAAAATAATATTAACTCTTTGCTTGTTGATGACACTGTCTACCATTATGACAGCACAAGGATCTAGTCAGGATGCTACACGATCGGGTGCACGATCAAGTTTGGCTCCATTTTATCATGGTGTTGCATCTGGCGACCCGTTGAGTGATGCAGTTATTATTTGGACACGAGTAACAACAACCGACACGGTAGAAAATGTAACGTGGAGAGTTGCAACGGATACCGCTATGAATAACGTTATTGATTCTGGGACAATGGTCACCACCAATGCTATAGATTTTACCGTTAAGGTAGATGTGACAGGACTGCTGCCGAATACTTTTTATTACTATGAATTTGAGTCAGATGGTCTATTGTCTGTCATTGGTCGAACCAAAACAGCACCAATAGGAGATGTAGACAGTTTGCGTTTTGCGGTTGTTTCATGTGCTTCTTATGCTCATGGTTATTTTAATGCCTATGATCGAATTACCGATCGCAATGATGTGTCAGCTGTTTTACATTTAGGAGATTATTATTACGAATATGGAGATGGTGAATATGGAAATGATCGCACGTATCAACCTTCTAGTGAAATTGTAAATTTGAGCGATTATAGAATGCGTTTGTCTCATTATCGTTTGGATGCCTCCTTGATGCGTCTGCATCAGCAGTATCCCTTTATTTGTATTTGGGACGATCATGAAACCGCCAACGATTCTTGGTATGGAGGAGCAGAAAATCACGACACTGGAGAAGGGAATTGGTTTAACCGAAAGGCAGAAGCCATTAAAGCATATTACGAATGGATGCCTTTGCGTATGCCTGATCCAGCAGTAGATACACAGCGCATCTATCGAAAATTTCGCTATGGTGATTTGTTAGAATTACACATGTTGGATACTCGTTTGCAGGGAAGAGAGGAACAGGGATGGACGAATGCAACAGCACCAGGACGTACTATTTTAGGGCAATCTCAATTTGATTGGTTGTGCAACAATATGGATACTTCTACCGCACAATGGCAAATTATTGGGCAACAAGTTATGATGGCTCCTTTTGATGTTAATCCGACTCCTTGGGGGCAACAATATGGCAACGATGACCAGTGGGATGCTTACGAAACAGAGCGTACCAGCTTATACGATTCAATTTTTGCCAATAATATTCAAAATGTAGTGGTACTAACGGGGGATATCCACACTTCATGGGCGAATGATTTGCCTACTGCTACTTACAATAGTAGTACAGGATCGGGCTCTGCTGGAGTTGAATTTGTTGTGACCAGTGTTACCTCACCAGGTTTGGCGGCTGCACAGTCTGTAGGGGCTCCTGTATTGCAAGGCTTAAATGGTCATATGAAATATATTGACTTGGCAGAAAAAGGCTATTATGTTTTGGATGTCAACAAAACTAGAGCGCAGGCAGATTGGTTTTATGTGGATAGAATAGACCAACTTAGTACCGTTGAAAATTATGGTACTTCTTGGAAGACAGATGATGGAACACGCCATTTGAGTAGTGCGACCAGCGCTGCCTTGCCCAACGCTAGCCAAATTGGAATACCAGCACCGTTTAACCCTAGAAATTGTATTACCTCTACGACTCCTGTAAATGAAAAATTTGAGAATGTATTATTGAGTATTTATCCCAATCCATTTAACGATCAAATTACAATTCAGTACACGATTACCCAAGAGGGACCAGTTAAAATGTATTTGTTTGATGCCTTGGGGCGAAATTTAGCAACCCAAGATTTTGGAACGGTTGCCAGTGGGATTCAAAGAGCTACCTTTGGTATTAATAACCTAACTGCTGGTACCTATGTTTTGGTATTGGACATTAATGGTCAAAGAGAACAACGGATTGTTGTAAAAAAATAA
- a CDS encoding CAP domain-containing protein produces the protein MKHFFAVLFLFFPLIFVAQNFNGIPSGEEKINSSKESFEKELLDLVNKERAKRNRKPLQWNQQLTYAARYHAKDMAVDNYFDHDSKDQRKNGSHKKICSVFDRMNQFLGEAIFARAENIAIGSKTPQEVMKDWMSSKGHRRNILDKDTKYIGLAYIYVPNSKWGTYWVQNFGM, from the coding sequence ATGAAACACTTTTTTGCTGTCCTTTTCTTATTTTTTCCATTGATTTTTGTAGCTCAAAATTTTAATGGAATTCCTAGTGGAGAAGAAAAAATAAATTCCTCTAAAGAAAGTTTTGAAAAAGAGCTATTAGATTTGGTCAATAAAGAACGAGCCAAACGAAATAGAAAGCCTTTACAATGGAATCAACAACTAACTTATGCTGCTCGGTACCATGCTAAGGATATGGCTGTTGACAATTATTTTGATCACGATTCAAAAGATCAGCGCAAGAATGGTTCTCACAAAAAAATATGTTCTGTCTTTGATCGTATGAATCAATTTCTAGGAGAAGCTATTTTTGCAAGAGCAGAGAATATTGCCATTGGTAGCAAAACGCCTCAAGAAGTAATGAAAGATTGGATGTCGAGCAAAGGACATCGAAGAAATATATTAGACAAGGACACTAAGTATATTGGGTTGGCCTATATTTATGTCCCGAATAGCAAGTGGGGCACTTATTGGGTTCAAAATTTTGGGATGTAA
- a CDS encoding OmpA family protein, whose translation MMKYILTFLIFLLFRVVLVAQGTPNIVLVGYIYESNNRGYINAVTVKITSSDQKHRFEVTTNRQGKFEVKIPITGGVYNIEAQKPAYKRAFTKITTKGRIANEGIFTKVEMSRLPGYILDMSLTDLVDPDNPGAPAYGVEGTRIEIYNNTLQEEIINIAKHPTHMIQCNLEQGNEYIFLIRKEGYYTKRMRANVNVNGCILCMEGFGTVTPSVTENLTKENTRGTLGANVKLKKMVLNEKMKMDNIYYDLGKATLRPEAYAPLDELAKMMYDNPQIVVELSAHTDCRGKAQTNLELSQRRANAVVNYIKSKVKLKPNQIEAKGYGETQPLNSCVDGVDCLEELHQQNRRTELTVIDILAEDPSKVRSLASMMQERNFDLILNANNEAYAESGAKTELYHRKTPSKPQTMELNYTGYKLQMLDKEGDLSTNHFMFYEFDQVFLDVLKERHYAFLIGDYKDYNEAQEVLKKYQKQFPRAKVVAYKDGVRVQE comes from the coding sequence ATGATGAAGTATATACTTACATTTTTAATTTTTCTTTTGTTTCGGGTTGTTTTAGTTGCCCAAGGAACACCAAATATTGTATTGGTAGGTTATATTTATGAAAGCAATAATCGAGGATATATTAATGCTGTAACCGTCAAAATTACGTCCAGTGATCAAAAACACCGATTTGAGGTGACCACAAATCGACAGGGAAAATTTGAAGTCAAGATTCCAATAACAGGAGGTGTTTACAATATAGAAGCCCAAAAACCCGCCTATAAAAGGGCTTTTACCAAAATTACAACAAAGGGGAGGATTGCCAACGAAGGTATTTTTACAAAGGTTGAAATGTCTCGCTTGCCTGGGTATATCTTGGATATGTCGTTAACGGATTTGGTGGATCCTGATAATCCTGGAGCGCCTGCTTATGGGGTAGAGGGAACTAGAATTGAGATCTATAACAATACGCTTCAAGAAGAGATCATTAATATCGCAAAGCATCCTACGCACATGATTCAATGTAATTTAGAGCAGGGAAACGAGTATATCTTTTTGATTCGAAAAGAAGGCTATTATACCAAACGTATGCGGGCCAATGTGAATGTTAATGGCTGCATTCTTTGTATGGAGGGCTTTGGAACGGTAACGCCAAGTGTAACCGAAAATCTAACCAAAGAGAATACGAGAGGCACTTTAGGGGCAAATGTTAAGCTGAAAAAAATGGTGCTGAATGAAAAAATGAAAATGGACAATATTTATTATGATCTAGGAAAAGCAACCCTACGTCCAGAGGCTTATGCTCCATTAGATGAATTGGCTAAAATGATGTATGACAATCCTCAAATTGTAGTAGAGTTAAGTGCTCATACCGATTGTAGAGGAAAAGCACAGACCAATTTGGAGTTGTCGCAACGCAGGGCAAATGCTGTTGTTAATTATATTAAATCAAAAGTAAAACTTAAACCCAATCAGATAGAAGCCAAAGGTTATGGCGAAACACAGCCGCTAAATTCTTGTGTAGATGGAGTAGATTGTCTGGAAGAGTTGCACCAACAAAATAGACGAACAGAATTGACTGTAATTGATATTTTGGCAGAAGATCCCAGCAAGGTTCGTTCTTTGGCTTCTATGATGCAGGAACGCAATTTTGATCTTATCTTGAATGCAAACAATGAGGCTTATGCTGAATCAGGAGCCAAAACAGAGTTGTACCATCGAAAAACACCTTCTAAACCCCAAACGATGGAGCTAAATTATACAGGGTACAAGCTCCAAATGTTAGATAAGGAAGGCGATTTATCAACCAATCATTTTATGTTTTATGAATTTGATCAAGTGTTTTTGGACGTATTAAAAGAGCGTCATTATGCCTTTTTAATTGGCGATTATAAGGATTATAATGAAGCACAAGAGGTCTTGAAAAAATATCAAAAACAATTTCCTAGAGCTAAAGTAGTAGCCTATAAAGATGGGGTGAGAGTTCAAGAGTAA
- a CDS encoding glycosyltransferase family 39 protein encodes MTKHRKKSRQKSSKRNKPTQNQPIAAIPTSPPSTPIATSTYKISWLFALLGAVLYLNTLGHQYAFDDFIVITGNDFTQQGFKGIYDLMTRDFFEGIYGEQGMDLTGGRYRPLSLVMFAIEYQFFGLNPFVGHFINVLLYALTGFMLFRVLNNWLDKIEGGTVIAFIATLLFVVHPIHTEVVANIKSRDEIVGLLLILATLQGIYLIVEKKQQAKLPLTLLAFFMAMLSKENAFTFIALIPLSLFVLQKISFPKAFQLSLPFFAIALVYLAVRTGMLYKELPAELVITENPDIMENPFVGADLATRLATIGVILLHYLLLLVYPHPMAADYSFNQIPWTSFADPVALLGWGLYFALGIYAAIKIWKRDIIALGILYYLAPLSLVCNLFFNIGAPMADRFLYVPSLGFCLIVGFLLVKIGNVYRLEQLKKNLPIAASLVLVTLLFSGKTIARNPDWYDNKTLFSKDRLASPQSAKMQYYYANSLIQEFLDQNNNNQALSPNQMALLDSAEAGFKRSYAINPKFHHTTYNLGLVNLHKKNAQEALKWFQYTLTLEPHHGISHEQLVRVYGEFLKQPDKAMEHLTIVLSTPEGQSHASNYQHLGILHAMKGDLKAAEPAFVKAAKMDPSIAKNCYNNLAGMFNNLAATAQSQGDQSAATAYSKKAQTYQQLAAQAQ; translated from the coding sequence ATGACAAAGCATAGAAAAAAAAGCCGCCAAAAAAGTTCAAAAAGAAACAAGCCTACCCAAAACCAACCGATTGCTGCAATTCCCACCTCTCCACCAAGCACTCCTATTGCTACTTCTACCTACAAAATAAGCTGGTTGTTTGCGCTTTTGGGAGCAGTGCTATATCTCAACACCTTAGGGCATCAATATGCTTTTGATGATTTTATTGTCATTACAGGCAATGATTTTACGCAGCAAGGATTTAAAGGGATTTACGATCTAATGACACGTGATTTTTTTGAAGGAATTTATGGCGAGCAAGGCATGGACCTAACAGGAGGTCGTTATCGCCCCCTTTCTTTGGTGATGTTTGCCATCGAATATCAGTTCTTTGGGCTTAATCCCTTCGTGGGGCATTTTATCAATGTGCTGTTGTATGCCCTCACTGGTTTTATGTTGTTTCGGGTCTTAAACAATTGGCTGGACAAAATAGAAGGAGGCACGGTAATCGCTTTTATTGCAACACTTTTATTTGTTGTTCATCCCATTCATACCGAAGTGGTTGCCAACATTAAGAGTAGAGATGAAATTGTTGGTTTGTTGCTCATTTTAGCTACTTTGCAAGGAATTTATTTGATTGTAGAAAAAAAACAGCAAGCAAAACTCCCACTTACCTTATTGGCTTTTTTTATGGCAATGTTGTCCAAAGAAAATGCCTTTACCTTTATTGCCCTGATTCCTCTTTCGCTCTTTGTGCTTCAAAAAATATCGTTTCCAAAAGCGTTTCAATTGAGCTTGCCTTTTTTTGCCATAGCCTTGGTTTACCTTGCAGTAAGAACGGGCATGTTGTATAAAGAGCTTCCCGCAGAATTGGTCATAACTGAAAATCCTGATATTATGGAAAATCCATTTGTAGGAGCAGATTTAGCGACTCGTTTAGCGACGATAGGAGTTATTTTATTGCACTATCTTTTATTGCTGGTTTACCCCCATCCCATGGCAGCCGATTATTCCTTCAATCAAATTCCTTGGACTAGCTTTGCCGATCCCGTTGCCTTATTGGGTTGGGGCTTGTATTTTGCCCTTGGTATCTATGCCGCTATAAAAATCTGGAAACGAGATATTATTGCACTAGGCATTTTATATTATTTGGCTCCTTTATCCTTGGTTTGTAACCTGTTCTTTAACATTGGCGCTCCTATGGCAGATCGTTTTTTGTATGTTCCATCCTTAGGTTTTTGCTTAATTGTAGGCTTTTTATTGGTAAAAATCGGCAACGTATATCGATTGGAACAATTAAAAAAGAACCTCCCAATTGCAGCAAGTTTGGTATTGGTCACCTTACTGTTTTCAGGAAAAACAATTGCTCGAAATCCTGATTGGTACGACAATAAGACGCTATTTAGCAAAGACCGCCTAGCCAGCCCACAAAGTGCCAAAATGCAGTATTATTATGCCAATTCTTTAATTCAAGAATTTTTAGATCAAAATAACAATAACCAAGCACTAAGCCCAAATCAAATGGCCTTATTGGATTCGGCAGAAGCTGGTTTTAAACGCTCTTATGCCATCAACCCTAAATTTCATCATACCACTTATAATTTAGGCTTGGTTAATCTCCACAAAAAGAATGCGCAAGAAGCTCTAAAATGGTTTCAATATACCCTAACGCTAGAACCTCATCATGGCATTTCGCATGAACAATTGGTGCGGGTATATGGAGAGTTTTTAAAACAGCCCGATAAAGCTATGGAACATTTAACGATTGTATTGAGTACACCAGAAGGGCAAAGTCATGCGTCTAACTACCAACATTTGGGCATTTTACACGCCATGAAAGGCGACCTAAAAGCTGCGGAACCAGCCTTTGTAAAAGCAGCAAAAATGGATCCCAGTATTGCCAAAAACTGTTATAATAACCTCGCTGGTATGTTTAACAACTTGGCAGCAACAGCGCAAAGTCAAGGAGATCAAAGCGCCGCAACAGCCTATTCGAAAAAAGCGCAAACCTATCAGCAATTGGCCGCACAAGCACAATAA
- a CDS encoding cytidine deaminase encodes MKKITLQSTIEVANQLSELNAIDADLLKRAKEAAKGAYAPYSNFKVGAAVLMNNGAIVIGSNQENAAFPVTMCGERNAIFSAAAQYPNTPIIAVAITIISAEGQIDRPVPPCGSCRQVIYENEVRHQTDIRIILQGDLGDIYVIQSVKDVLPLLFDASYL; translated from the coding sequence ATGAAAAAGATCACCTTACAATCAACAATAGAAGTTGCCAATCAATTATCAGAACTAAATGCGATTGATGCCGATTTATTGAAGCGAGCCAAAGAAGCAGCCAAAGGAGCCTATGCCCCTTATTCAAATTTTAAAGTTGGAGCAGCGGTTCTAATGAATAATGGAGCCATTGTTATTGGTAGCAATCAAGAAAATGCAGCCTTCCCTGTGACCATGTGTGGCGAACGAAACGCCATTTTTTCGGCAGCCGCTCAATATCCTAATACGCCAATTATAGCCGTTGCCATTACGATTATTAGTGCAGAGGGGCAAATTGATCGACCTGTTCCTCCTTGTGGTTCTTGTCGCCAAGTGATTTATGAAAATGAAGTAAGACATCAAACGGATATTCGCATTATCTTGCAAGGAGATTTGGGCGACATCTATGTCATTCAAAGTGTAAAAGATGTCCTTCCCTTATTATTTGACGCTTCTTACTTATAA
- a CDS encoding saccharopine dehydrogenase C-terminal domain-containing protein: MKKILIIGAGRSATSLIQYMLTHAETYDWQITVADVSLDLANEKIAGNARGNAVSFNALDAEERLPYLEQADFVVSMLPAHLHIHVAKDCLRLGKDLATASYVSAELKELDEEVKAKGLVFLNEIGLDPGIDHMSAMQMINGIRAKGGKISAFYSYTGGLVAPESDTNPWHYKFSWNPRNVVLAGQGVSQYLYEHRYRHTPYHRLFSKSDLVYIPTMGWYDAYPNRTSLKYKGSYGLDDIPTIMRGTLRHKGFCKAWDLLVRLGLTDDTYKMDYADDLTYRQWVRSYLPPNLERIGHGTLRAQLASLFNLNLADEALDKLEWLGLFSDEKIPLQEATSAQILQELLERKWVLEPEDKDMILMQHEVEYELDNQKKRHLSTLVLYGEDSSNTAMARLVGLPLAIGVKNILLGNITSKGVLIPITPEIYEPVMEELASLGVGFNSMDIDLESFNEYFSEEM; the protein is encoded by the coding sequence ATGAAGAAGATATTGATTATTGGAGCAGGTCGCTCCGCTACCTCTCTTATTCAGTACATGTTGACACATGCAGAGACTTATGATTGGCAAATTACAGTTGCGGATGTATCTTTAGATTTGGCCAACGAAAAAATTGCAGGAAATGCTCGTGGAAATGCTGTTAGTTTTAATGCCTTAGATGCTGAAGAACGCTTGCCTTATTTGGAACAAGCCGATTTTGTAGTATCTATGTTACCTGCACACTTGCACATTCATGTCGCAAAAGATTGTTTGCGTTTGGGCAAGGATTTGGCAACGGCTTCTTATGTTTCGGCAGAATTAAAAGAATTAGATGAGGAAGTAAAAGCAAAAGGGCTTGTCTTTTTAAATGAAATCGGACTGGATCCTGGTATCGATCATATGTCTGCTATGCAAATGATTAATGGTATTCGTGCCAAAGGGGGAAAAATTAGCGCTTTTTATTCTTATACTGGTGGCTTAGTGGCGCCTGAAAGTGATACCAACCCTTGGCATTACAAATTCTCTTGGAATCCTCGAAATGTAGTATTGGCTGGACAAGGTGTTTCTCAATATTTGTACGAACATCGTTATCGCCATACACCTTATCACAGGTTGTTTAGCAAATCAGATTTGGTTTATATTCCAACAATGGGCTGGTACGATGCTTATCCCAATAGAACTTCGTTAAAATATAAAGGATCGTATGGTTTGGACGATATTCCAACCATCATGAGAGGAACTTTGCGTCATAAAGGCTTCTGTAAGGCTTGGGATTTGTTGGTGCGTTTAGGATTGACAGACGATACCTATAAAATGGACTATGCGGATGATTTGACTTATAGACAATGGGTGAGAAGTTATTTGCCTCCTAATTTGGAGCGTATTGGGCATGGTACTTTAAGAGCACAGTTGGCTAGTTTATTTAACTTGAACTTGGCAGATGAGGCCTTAGATAAGTTAGAATGGTTGGGCTTGTTCTCAGACGAAAAAATACCTTTGCAAGAAGCTACTTCTGCTCAAATCCTACAGGAGTTATTGGAAAGAAAATGGGTGTTGGAGCCAGAAGACAAAGATATGATTTTGATGCAGCATGAGGTAGAGTATGAGCTGGATAACCAAAAGAAAAGACATTTGTCAACCCTTGTTTTGTATGGCGAGGATAGTTCTAATACCGCAATGGCTAGATTGGTTGGATTACCTTTAGCAATTGGGGTCAAAAATATTCTATTGGGAAATATTACGTCTAAGGGAGTTTTGATTCCGATTACTCCAGAAATTTATGAGCCTGTTATGGAAGAATTGGCAAGCTTGGGCGTTGGGTTTAACTCCATGGATATTGATTTGGAGTCGTTTAACGAGTATTTTTCAGAAGAAATGTAA
- a CDS encoding 3-oxoadipyl-CoA thiolase: MKEAYIVDGIRTAIGNFCGTLAPIRTDDLGALVIKELVNRNPNIPLEAYDDVIMGCANQAGEDNRNVARMCSLLAGLPWSVPGETVNRLCSSGMSAIIHANRAIKAGDGDLFISGGVEHMTRGPWVISKVSKPYGRDAKMHDSSFGWRFVNPKMDELYGTDGMGVTAENLAEMYDINRADQDQFAYWSQMKAAKAQASGRLAEEIVAVSIPQRKKDPIIFDQDEFIKPNSSLEVLGKLRTAFKKQGGTVTAGNASGLNDGAAATIIASETAIQQYNLKPLARIVSSAVVGVEPRIMGIGPVKASQKALEKAGLTLDDMGVIELNEAFAAQSLACTRALGLADDDERINPNGGAIAIGHPLGVTGTRIMHSAALELQKTGKQYALVTMCIGVGQGYATILEKA; this comes from the coding sequence ATGAAAGAGGCATATATTGTAGATGGTATACGTACTGCCATTGGAAATTTTTGTGGAACATTAGCGCCTATTCGCACCGATGATTTAGGGGCTTTGGTCATTAAAGAATTGGTCAACAGAAATCCTAATATTCCCTTAGAAGCTTATGATGATGTTATTATGGGCTGTGCCAATCAGGCAGGGGAGGATAATCGAAATGTGGCGAGAATGTGCTCTTTATTGGCTGGTTTGCCTTGGTCTGTTCCTGGCGAAACCGTCAATCGGTTGTGCTCTTCTGGAATGTCTGCTATTATTCATGCCAATAGAGCGATCAAAGCTGGAGATGGAGATTTGTTTATTTCTGGTGGGGTAGAACACATGACTCGTGGACCTTGGGTTATTTCTAAGGTATCAAAACCTTATGGTAGAGATGCTAAAATGCACGATTCTAGTTTTGGTTGGCGTTTTGTAAATCCCAAAATGGACGAATTGTACGGAACGGATGGCATGGGAGTGACTGCTGAAAACTTAGCAGAAATGTACGACATCAATAGAGCCGATCAAGATCAATTTGCTTATTGGTCGCAAATGAAAGCCGCTAAAGCGCAAGCGAGTGGGCGTTTAGCCGAAGAAATTGTAGCAGTTTCTATCCCTCAACGCAAAAAAGACCCGATTATCTTTGACCAAGATGAATTCATCAAACCAAATTCTTCTTTAGAAGTTTTGGGCAAATTGCGCACTGCTTTTAAGAAGCAAGGAGGAACGGTAACGGCTGGTAATGCTTCAGGGTTAAATGATGGTGCTGCGGCAACTATTATTGCTTCAGAGACAGCCATTCAACAATACAACTTAAAACCTTTGGCAAGAATTGTTTCTTCGGCAGTGGTTGGAGTAGAGCCTCGTATTATGGGAATTGGTCCTGTTAAAGCTTCTCAAAAAGCCTTAGAAAAAGCAGGCTTGACCTTGGATGATATGGGAGTAATTGAATTAAATGAAGCCTTTGCTGCTCAAAGTTTAGCTTGTACCCGTGCCTTGGGCTTGGCTGATGATGACGAGCGAATTAATCCCAATGGTGGAGCGATTGCAATTGGGCATCCTCTAGGGGTTACAGGCACTCGAATTATGCACTCTGCGGCTTTAGAATTGCAAAAAACAGGCAAGCAATATGCCTTAGTGACCATGTGTATTGGTGTAGGGCAAGGCTATGCAACCATTTTGGAGAAAGCTTAA